The Mycolicibacterium flavescens genome has a segment encoding these proteins:
- the fliY_1 gene encoding amino acid ABC transporter substrate-binding protein, PAAT family — protein sequence MMRPMRIVKKLGVLLTALAAVTACAPTAEPYSSPGLRDCHKDKLATLYKGIFTFGTDRPVYPPWYMGDNPANGEGFESALAYAIANRLGYAATDVRWVRVPFGEAIAAGAKSFDANLTQFSITEQRRAAVDFSTPYFDVNQAVVTVKGSPAAGVKSLDDLKMLRLGAQVGSTSHTAALAVGKSSAVTVYNTNGDAKLALSDGEIDALIADLPTAFAIVGELRDGMMVGQLPAGDQAAEQFGLVLAKRSGLTACISSVVDSLRDDGTLAQLRGEWLADAGKAPQLA from the coding sequence ATGATGCGGCCCATGCGCATCGTCAAGAAGCTCGGCGTGCTGCTGACCGCCCTCGCGGCCGTGACGGCCTGTGCGCCCACCGCTGAGCCCTACAGCTCGCCGGGCCTGCGGGACTGTCATAAAGACAAGCTGGCGACCCTGTACAAGGGCATCTTCACCTTCGGAACCGATCGGCCGGTGTACCCGCCGTGGTACATGGGCGACAACCCGGCCAACGGGGAAGGCTTCGAATCGGCGCTCGCGTACGCCATCGCGAACCGGCTCGGTTACGCCGCGACCGACGTGCGATGGGTGCGGGTGCCATTCGGAGAAGCCATCGCCGCGGGCGCGAAATCGTTCGACGCCAACCTGACCCAGTTCTCCATCACCGAACAGCGCAGGGCCGCCGTCGACTTCTCGACGCCGTACTTCGATGTGAACCAAGCCGTCGTCACCGTCAAGGGTTCGCCTGCGGCCGGCGTCAAAAGTCTCGATGACCTCAAAATGCTGCGGCTCGGAGCGCAGGTCGGCAGCACCAGCCACACCGCCGCGCTGGCAGTCGGCAAGAGCAGCGCGGTCACGGTGTACAACACCAACGGCGACGCGAAACTCGCGCTCTCCGACGGCGAGATCGACGCGTTGATCGCCGATCTGCCGACCGCGTTCGCGATCGTCGGCGAGTTGCGCGACGGAATGATGGTCGGCCAGCTGCCCGCAGGGGACCAAGCCGCGGAGCAGTTCGGTTTGGTGCTCGCCAAACGCAGCGGGTTGACCGCGTGCATCTCCTCGGTCGTGGACTCGCTACGCGACGACGGCACGCTGGCGCAATTGCGCGGCGAATGGTTGGCGGATGCGGGTAAGGCCCCGCAACTGGCTTAG
- a CDS encoding protein of uncharacterised function (DUF1794), whose product MTSGDDAVAAAAERAKTTAARNIPAFGDLPAPADTANLREGANLDDALLALLPLVGVWRGEGEGRGADGDYRFGQQIVASHDGSDYLIWEARSWRLSESGDFEGHTLRESGFWRFVNDPADPSESQAIELLLAHSAGYIELFYGRPLSQSSWELVTDALARSKSGMLVGGAKRLYGIVEGGDLAYVEERVDADGGLVPHLSARLSRFAG is encoded by the coding sequence GTGACGTCCGGAGACGACGCAGTAGCGGCCGCCGCAGAACGAGCGAAAACGACCGCCGCGCGCAACATCCCGGCTTTCGGCGATCTTCCCGCACCTGCCGACACCGCCAATCTCCGCGAGGGCGCGAACCTCGACGACGCGCTGCTGGCGCTGCTGCCGCTCGTCGGTGTCTGGCGCGGCGAAGGCGAGGGCCGCGGCGCCGACGGTGACTACCGGTTCGGCCAGCAGATCGTGGCCTCCCATGACGGCAGCGACTACCTGATCTGGGAAGCGCGCTCGTGGCGCCTCAGCGAGTCGGGCGACTTCGAGGGGCACACGCTGCGCGAGTCCGGCTTCTGGCGCTTCGTCAACGATCCGGCCGACCCTTCTGAATCGCAGGCCATCGAACTGCTGCTGGCCCACTCCGCGGGCTATATCGAGCTGTTCTACGGCCGCCCCCTGTCCCAGTCGTCGTGGGAACTGGTCACCGATGCGTTGGCGCGCAGCAAGTCCGGGATGCTGGTCGGTGGCGCCAAACGGCTGTACGGCATCGTCGAGGGTGGTGATCTGGCCTACGTCGAGGAGCGCGTCGACGCCGACGGCGGCCTGGTCCCCCACCTGTCGGCCCGGCTGTCGAGGTTCGCCGGCTGA
- a CDS encoding membrane protein encodes MPVVLFFELLLVAATLVITWFALYAVYRLITDES; translated from the coding sequence GTGCCCGTGGTGCTGTTCTTCGAACTCCTGCTCGTAGCCGCGACCCTGGTGATCACCTGGTTCGCGTTGTACGCGGTGTACCGGCTGATCACCGACGAGTCGTGA